The proteins below come from a single Pieris brassicae chromosome 1, ilPieBrab1.1, whole genome shotgun sequence genomic window:
- the LOC123720777 gene encoding uncharacterized threonine-rich GPI-anchored glycoprotein PJ4664.02-like codes for MQKETITESYSLPGNKDESSAPEIVFIPVDLSDLKSHPDLIADEVINTVNEIKKHTSPVSESSTSTTVAIASTSTNDSISSTISSVTTTASINTTPILMEPEIKITAKGEHSPSSKNSSKSSQNSDDDVENVIYHTSNYVLNNSNNNLTTETSTNIAISSDNNSSSEILFIPVNLEELKSHPNLIANEVKNIIDNINRHTSKMDMTTTTTATVLTTITPATTSTTTTTTTPVIKASVNNQNPKTDETTEQSEATLKVHDMIFLPVNLADLKSHPNAIEDEIKDVVNLINNNANNKTKNETTVNPSPKLKKVVPNTTPREYNTITSTSEPLSKHKSNPETIVPVGSSEKQISPEIIFIPVNLKDFESHPNDINGEIHDIVNNMNESKSSDETNLTDKSLTTMNKDYTTESPKNLLPIQQDDKPMKIGSKNVMANENSLPESDMVTERFSTPADLQSSAISLDDLTTENSHSKQNVTVEKSPEVVFIPINLNDLESNPAIADEVRDIVDFMNKLHPHDNKVTSSPNPQKNTPQESVSTKSTDKVTDTTSAMPTSKILSTTSTTENSVTKYSQNLETDLTTESPVKSTSDASLTTSKEDHITTESLQREIVFIPIKLEELKSNPDLVADEVKGIVNYMNEKDKTNNNTTEQYTTEKEIVTIKTTSESPAYTTTLKTSAITETTENIVTPKYIIIEPIEVTALKDEDENDIYVGNILSRRNVTNKQNDSEKNKGANKSGKSNSITDDISDVIYVIKKNKNNT; via the coding sequence ATGCAGAAAGAAACAATAACTGAAAGTTATTCCCTACCAGGTAACAAAGATGAATCTTCAGCTCCGGAAATCGTTTTTATACCGGTGGATTTAAGTGATCTGAAATCACATCCTGATTTAATAGCAGATGAAGTTATAAATACCGTCaacgaaattaaaaaacatacttCACCAGTGTCTGAAAGTAGTACAAGTACTACAGTTGCTATTGCCAGCACTTCTACTAATGATTCAATTTCTTCTACTATTTCTTCGGTAACCACTACAGCTTCTATAAATACTACGCCAATACTGATGGAaccagaaataaaaattactgcTAAAGGTGAGCATTCTCCTTCAAGTAAAAACAGCAGTAAATCCAGCCAAAATTCAGATGATGATGTTGAAAACGTAATTTACCACACGTCTaactatgttttaaataattctaataacaatttaacaaCTGAAACATCTACAAATATTGCTATTAGTTCCGATAATAACTCTTCAtcagaaatattgtttataccGGTCAATCTAGAGGAGCTGAAATCACATCCAAACTTGATAGCAAATGAGGTGAAGAATATTATCGATAACATTAATAGGCATACGTCAAAAATGGATATGACTACTACAACTACAGCTACTGTTTTAACTACTATTACCCCGGCTACTACTAGTACAACGACCACAACTACTACTCCGGTGATCAAAGCCAGCGTAAATAATCAAAACCCAAAGACTGACGAAACTACTGAACAATCAGAAGCAACTCTCAAAGTCCatgatatgatatttttaccaGTTAATTTAGCTGATTTAAAGTCACACCCTAACGCTATAGAAGATGAAATCAAGGATGTCGtaaatctaattaataataacgcAAATAATAAGACGAAAAATGAAACAACGGTAAACCCTTCGCCAAAGCTTAAAAAAGTCGTTCCAAATACAACGCCTCGAGAATATAACACAATTACGAGCACTTCAGAACCCTTAAGTAAACATAAGTCAAATCCTGAGACGATAGTTCCCGTTGGAAGTTctgaaaaacaaatatcaccggaaattatttttataccagTGAATTTGAAAGACTTTGAATCACATCCTAATGATATAAATGGTGAAATTCATGATATAGTGAATAATATGAATGAATCTAAGTCAAGCGATGAGACAAACCTAACAGATAAAAGCCTGACAACAATGAATAAAGATTACACAACAGAAAGTCCAAAAAACCTACTTCCGATACAACAAGATGATAAACCAATGAAAATCGGTTCCAAGAATGTCATGGCAAATGAAAACTCGTTACCTGAAAGTGATATGGTTACGGAAAGGTTTTCAACTCCAGCCGATTTACAGTCATCGGCAATTTCTTTAGATGACCTAACAACTGAAAATTCTCatagtaaacaaaatgttacaGTCGAAAAATCCCCCGAAGTTGTCTTCATTCCTATAAATTTGAATGATCTTGAATCAAATCCTGCAATTGCAGATGAAGTACGAGATATTGttgattttatgaataagcTACACCCACACGATAACAAGGTTACATCATCACCAAATCCTCAAAAAAATACACCACAAGAAAGTGTTTCAACAAAATCTACAGATAAAGTAACTGATACTACTTCAGCCATGCCAACATCGAAAATTTTGTCAACTACTTCTACAACTGAAAATTCTGTTACAAAATATTCGCAAAACTTAGAAACAGACCTAACAACCGAATCTCCCGTAAAATCTACAAGTGATGCCAGTCTTACAACGAGCAAGGAAGATCACATAACTACAGAGAGCTTACAGCGAGAAATTGTCTTCATACCTATTAAACTCGAAGAACTTAAATCAAATCCTGATTTAGTAGCGGATGAAGTAAAAGGTATCGttaattatatgaatgaaaaagacaaaactaaCAACAATACGACTGAACAATATACCACCGAGAAGGAAATTGTAACAATCAAAACTACATCGGAGTCACCCGCTTATACAACAACATTAAAAACTTCTGCAATTACCGAAACTACTGAGAATATCGTGAcaccaaaatatataattatcgaACCAATAGAAGTAACTGCTCTGAAAGATGAAGATGAAAATGACATATATGtgggaaatattttaagtagacGAAATGTTACCAACAAGCAAAACGAcagtgaaaaaaataaaggtgCGAATAAAAGCGGAAAATCAAATTCAATAACCGATGACATTTCGgatgttatttatgttattaagaaaaacaagaaTAACACGTAA
- the LOC123709871 gene encoding uncharacterized protein LOC123709871 — protein sequence MFHKFYMLILCALNIQHGQRCVLNTRIHFGEPLPVILRNNQILEPDDNDGNIVLNAGDVLILSCQGAGFINHPDIKDRREVATISCEGGDNFRNDDWLTSLARFTFFRCSFSPIHHSRPTNRTCYEGYPLIDVGYTIGDQFYPVYESCFDDVHFNPIYSKYTQKPYNAFYQTRVERPFFLDNHNYENIPVERLFSPPGQKAAVAQRVGPLVESYVTKSQLLSRGHLAAKTDFVFAFTERATFHYVNCAPQWTGFNGGNWNTLEVDLRNHIHAAGYETIIYTGTFGITQLSDNFGRRVDLHLYTDQNNNPVIPIPQYFYKVVYEPRSKRGIAYVGINNPYYTFAEAQELFFCSDICRNTSGFGWLSWHPDNPAEGYTFCCSIPDFKDTVHHLPYFEVGGLLI from the coding sequence atgtttcataaattctacatgttaattttatgtgcACTTAATATACAACATGGCCAACGATGTGTGTTAAATACAAGAATACATTTTGGTGAACCTCTCCCAGTTATTTTACGCAACAACCAAATTTTGGAACCAGACGATAATGACGGTAACATAGTATTAAACGCTGGAGACGTCCTCATACTTAGCTGTCAAGGAGCTGGTTTTATCAACCATCCAGATATTAAAGATCGCCGTGAAGTAGCAACTATATCGTGTGAAGGCGGTGATAACTTCAGAAACGATGATTGGTTGACTTCCCTTGCTAGATTTACGTTTTTTAGATGTTCCTTTTCCCCAATCCATCATAGTAGGCCCACGAATAGAACATGCTACGAAGGATACCCCTTAATAGACGTTGGGTACACGATTGGAGACCAATTCTATCCTGTCTACGAATCGTGTTTTGATGATGTGCATTTTAATCccatttattcaaaatatacacaaaaaccCTATAATGCTTTCTATCAAACAAGAGTTGAACGTCCATTCTTCTTGGATAatcataattatgaaaatattccCGTTGAAAGGCTATTTTCCCCACCAGGTCAAAAAGCGGCCGTAGCCCAGCGAGTAGGTCCTTTAGTAGAGTCGTATGTAACCAAAAGCCAACTTCTATCGAGGGGACATTTGGCAGCAAAAACAGATTTTGTCTTTGCTTTTACTGAACGAGCAACTTTTCACTATGTTAATTGTGCACCACAATGGACAGGTTTTAATGGTGGAAATTGGAATACATTAGAAGTTGATTTAAGGAATCACATTCATGCTGCTGGCTATGAGACAATTATCTACACGGGTACATTTGGAATAACTCAGTTAAGCGATAATTTTGGAAGACGAGTCGATCTGCATTTATACACGGATCAAAATAACAATCCTGTTATTCCGATACcgcagtatttttataaagttgtaTATGAACCGAGATCGAAGAGAGGCATCGCTTATGTGGGTATCAATAACCCATATTATACTTTTGCTGAAGCCCAGGAGTTATTCTTTTGTTCGGATATTTGTAGAAATACCAGCGGATTTGGTTGGTTATCGTGGCATCCCGATAATCCTGCTGAAGGCTATACGTTTTGCTGTTCTATTCCGGATTTTAAGGATACCGTGCATCATTTGCCATATTTCGAAGTTGGAGGcctactaatataa
- the LOC123713641 gene encoding probable cytochrome P450 6a17: protein MMYEKGDLINFSDFYSTYAMENISSIGFGVHNNGFKSNTEFHRRGQQFFEYTSFYWTVMRAIAFFAPEAFKALRINRINPGINNFFYNLVKDTVDYRKKNGYRRNDFLQTLIDIKDRETLPSLSGTEEYRFTFNDIIANTLLYMFAGYETSATTGMFAAYELAKNPAVQNKAREEVMSVLAKHNNEWTYEAQNDMTYITMVLEETMRKYPPMRALFRRCNKDFST from the exons ATGATGTATGAGAAAGGGGACTTAATCAACTTTTCTGATTTCTACTCAACATATGCGATGGAAAATATTAGCAGTATTGGTTTTGGCGTTCATAACAACGGTTTTAAATCGAACACGGAATTTCATAGACGTGGTCAACAGTTCTTTGAATATACTTCTTTTTATTG gACAGTAATGCGAGCAATTGCATTCTTCGCGCCGGAGGCTTTCAAAGCATTAAGAATAAACCGAATCAATCCTggcataaataatttcttttataatctgGTGAAGGACACTGTGGACTATCGCAAGAAAAACGGTTATCGCCGTAATGATTTTCTTCAGACTCTGATTGATATAAAAGACAGGGAGACGCTGCCTTCCCTGTCAG GAACGGAAGAATATAGATTTACGTTCAATGACATCATAGCGAATACATTGCTTTATATGTTCGCTGGCTACGAGACATCTGCTACAACGGGCATGTTTGCAGCATACGAATTGGCAAAAAACCCAGCCGTTCAGAACAAAGCTAGAGAGGAGGTAATGAGCGTCCTGGCAAAACATAATAACGAATGGACGTATGAAGCGCAGAATGACATGACGTACATAACCATGGTTCTCGAAg aaacGATGAGAAAATATCCACCAATGCGCGCTCTGTTCCGGAGATGTAATAAAGATTTCAGTACCTGA
- the LOC123713630 gene encoding probable cytochrome P450 6a14 yields the protein MDTDNSLQSEAGSHSFTLIDVVANTMLYLFAGYETSATMGRYAAYELAKNPDVQSKAREEILRVLAKHNGQCTYEAQNEMTYMNMVLEETLRKYPPLRALFRRCNEDYKVPNTDIVIDKGTLLFIPIQAIQMDPDIFEDPDKFDPERFTPEKKTTMHQCQWMPFGEGPKKCLGVRQGYIQSKMALVLLLSKYELCLNERTENPLKVNPSAFSYSPLGGIWINLKRIDQTS from the exons ATGGATACAGATAACTCTCTTCAATCAG AAGCTGGTTCTCATTCTTTCACACTTATTGACGTAGTAGCGAACACCATGCTCTATTTGTTTGCGGGCTACGAGACATCAGCTACGATGGGGCGGTACGCCGCCTACGAGCTGGCCAAAAATCCCGACGTGCAGAGCAAAGCCAGAGAAGAAATATTAAGGGTATTAGCGAAACATAATGGGCAATGTACTTATGAAGCTCAAAATGAAATGACTTATATGAATATGGTTCTAGAAG AAACATTACGAAAATATCCACCACTTCGAGCCCTCTTCCGCCGATGTAATGAGGACTACAAAGTTCCCAATACTGATATAGTTATAGACAAGGGTACGTTACTATTTATACCGATACAAGCAATACAAATGGATCCAGATATTTTCGAAGATCCAGACAAATTTGATCCAGAGCGCTTTACTCCAGAGAAGAAGACTACAATGCATCAATGCCAGTGGATGCCTTTTGGGGAGGGACCGAAGAAATGTTTAG GTGTACGACAAGGCTATATACAATCTAAGATGGCATTGGTCCTACTTCTTTCGAAATATGAACTGTGTTTGAATGAAAGGACCGAGAATCCTTTGAAAGTAAACCCGTCTGCATTTTCTTACTCCCCATTAGGTGGAATTTGGATAAACTTGAAAAGAATAGACCAGACTTCATAA
- the LOC123710725 gene encoding uncharacterized protein LOC123710725, which translates to MDFSSTVNADYQWPFPKPIVGKPCEPPKPEAAPTTRPTPVAPYCHCDAHSYSPRVEQYKQLLDKEQKLCQDYELLRKQMVDVTNDILDHPCDDLDTKMTTMYQATYKKRSFPVSDYQKIIAASQSSAPIPIESNRLGVLRCYKDPTHFTDNPPTVRPTINPPGPVHTGVAPISVQSWFTDFPGRSEYMDTYSASAKACWRSMQRFKEPLPSTRRRADDTCV; encoded by the exons ATGGATTTCAGCTCAACAGTAAATGCTGATTATCAATGGCCATTTCCGAAGCCTATAGTTGGAAA ACCCTGTGAGCCACCTAAACCTGAAGCAGCACCTACAACCAGACCAACACCTGTGGCTCCATACTGCCACTGCGATGCACATTCATACTCGCCACGCGTTGAACAATATAAACAACTACTCGACAAGGAACAGAAACTATGTCAAGATTACGAACTGTTAAGGAAACAG ATGGTAGATGTCACAAATGACATATTGGATCACCCTTGTGACGATCTTGATACTAAAATGACCACAATGTATCAGGCTACCTATAAGAAAAGAT CCTTCCCAGTTTCGGACTATCAAAAAATCATAGCTGCATCTCAATCTAGCGCACCTATACCGATCGAGAGCAATCGTCTCGGAGTATTACGTTGTTACAAGGACCCCACTCACTTTACTGACAATCCCCCGACTGTACGACCAACTATAAACCCCCCGGGGCCCGTCCACACCGGTGTTGCTCCCATATCCGTACAAAGCTGGTTCACGGACTTTCCAGGAAGGTCTGAATACATGGACACGTACAGTGCTTCGGCAAAAGCCTGCTGGAGGTCCATGCAACGGTTTAAGGAACCACTACCCTCGACAAGACGTAGGGCGGACGATACATGCGTTTAA